Sequence from the Hamadaea flava genome:
GCGCGAGCTTCGTCTTCATCAAGTACGGCGTTCTGGAGATGCCGGCGATCTGGGTGGGCGCCATCCGGATCGTCCTCGGCGCGATCACGCTTCTCGTGATCATGGTGCTGCTGAAGGCGCGGCTGCCGCGCGATCCGAAGATGTGGGCGCACCTGATCGTCCCCGGTGTCATCGGCGTCGCGGTCCCGTTCACGTTGTTCCCGCTGGGCGAGGAGCGCGTGCCGAGCCTGGTCGCCGGGATCTGGAACGCCACGACCGCGTTGTGGGTGCTGCCGTTCGCGGTCTTCGTCTTCCGCACCGAGAAGTTCCGCGTACGCTCGGCGCTCGGGCTGGCGCTGGGCTTCGTGGGCGTACTGGTCGTCCTGGGCTTCTGGCACAGCGGCGGAGCCGACCTGACCGGCCAGCTCATGTGTGCCCTGGCCGCGTTCTGCTACGGGGTGTCCATTCCGTACATCAAGCGCTTCACCACCGGCCGCGGCGTGGCCGGGATCTCCATCGCCGCCGGGCAGAGCATCGTCGCCGCCATCGCCATCGTGCCGGCCGCCCTGCTGTCGGCGGGCGCCCCGCCCACCCCGGGCGAGCTGTCGCTGAAGGCGATCGGGTCGATGCTGGCGCTGGGCGTGTTCGGCAGCGGGGTGGCGTTCGCCTTGAACATGCGGGTCATCACGAGTGCCGGGGCGTCGACGGCCGCCTTCGTGACCTATCTGGTGCCACTGGTCGCCACGACTCTCGGCATCGTCCTGCTGGGCGAGTCGCTGACCTGGAACCTGCCGGTCGGCGCGCTCGTCGTGCTGACCGGGGTCGCGGTCGCCCAAGGTCTGATCCGGCTGCCGCGACGGACTCCCGAGCCTGTCCCCGAGACTCCGCGCAGCCGGGACTCAGTTCGCGTGTGACGCGCACCAGTCGAGCAGGGCGTCGGCGTCCATGGCGTTGACCACCCGGTCGGCGGTCAGCCCGGCGGTCTGCGCCCGTTCGCAGCCCAGCTCCTGCCAGCCGAGCTGGTCGACGGCGTGGGCGTCGGTGTCGATCGCGAACCGCAGACCGGTCACGCCGGCGGCCCGCTTGAGCAGCTCGCTCGGCGGATCGCGGCGGTCGGGCCGGCAGTTGACCTCGATCGCCTTGTCGTACCGCAGGGCGGCGGCGAAGACGGCGTCGGCGTCGAAGTCGCTCGGCGGCCGCCAGCGCGACGCCGCGTGCGCGGCATCCGTCTTCACCCGCAGCTTGCGGCCGGTGCAGTGGCCGAGGATGTCGAGGTTGGGGTCCGCGAGCGCGGTGACCATGCGCCGGGTCATCACCGCGCGGTCGTCCCGAAGTCCGCTGTGGACAGAGCCGACCACGACGTCCAGTTCGGCGAGCAGGTCGGGGTCCTGATCCAGGCTGCCGTCGGCCAGGATGTCCACCTCGATGCCGGTGAGCACGCGGAGCCCGGTGCCCATGAGCGCCGCGTTGATCTCGGAGACCTCGGCGAGCTGACGGCGCAGCCGGGCGGCGGTCAGCCCGTTCGCGATGGTCAGCCTGGGCGAGTGATCGGTGATGACGACGTAGTCATGGCCTTGTTCGGCGGCGCCGCGGACCATGTCGGCCAGCGACGCCCCGCCGTCGGACCAGTCGGTGTGGACGTGGCAGTCGCCGCGCAGGGCGTTCCGGAGCGGGTTCACCGGTCCAGCCTCCCAGACGGGCATTGTTTGCACGCGTTGAACGGCGTACTGTGCAGCGGCGCACGCGTCGACACGACTTGGGGAGGTGCCGTGATCGCACGTCTGCGAGCCCTGGCCAGCTTGGTGATGCTCGCGGGGTTCTTCATCTTCGCGCTGGTCCTGCTGGTAGCCGGGGTCGGCGTCGGGATCTGGGCGATGGGCCACAGCCACGCCGCGGTCAAGCTGGTGCTGTT
This genomic interval carries:
- a CDS encoding DMT family transporter, with protein sequence MTAPIAPDKGSSAVWLPAFAANVLIWGASFVFIKYGVLEMPAIWVGAIRIVLGAITLLVIMVLLKARLPRDPKMWAHLIVPGVIGVAVPFTLFPLGEERVPSLVAGIWNATTALWVLPFAVFVFRTEKFRVRSALGLALGFVGVLVVLGFWHSGGADLTGQLMCALAAFCYGVSIPYIKRFTTGRGVAGISIAAGQSIVAAIAIVPAALLSAGAPPTPGELSLKAIGSMLALGVFGSGVAFALNMRVITSAGASTAAFVTYLVPLVATTLGIVLLGESLTWNLPVGALVVLTGVAVAQGLIRLPRRTPEPVPETPRSRDSVRV
- a CDS encoding PHP domain-containing protein; the protein is MAVAHRPDPDADPGYQQDQREDEEPREHHQAGQGSQTCDHGTSPSRVDACAAAQYAVQRVQTMPVWEAGPVNPLRNALRGDCHVHTDWSDGGASLADMVRGAAEQGHDYVVITDHSPRLTIANGLTAARLRRQLAEVSEINAALMGTGLRVLTGIEVDILADGSLDQDPDLLAELDVVVGSVHSGLRDDRAVMTRRMVTALADPNLDILGHCTGRKLRVKTDAAHAASRWRPPSDFDADAVFAAALRYDKAIEVNCRPDRRDPPSELLKRAAGVTGLRFAIDTDAHAVDQLGWQELGCERAQTAGLTADRVVNAMDADALLDWCASHAN